Proteins from a genomic interval of Sebastes umbrosus isolate fSebUmb1 unplaced genomic scaffold, fSebUmb1.pri scaffold_196_arrow_ctg1, whole genome shotgun sequence:
- the LOC119484393 gene encoding exocyst complex component 3-like produces the protein MPILKKLPGRSKSCHEFPRGNGELILPRLDLNDLNDLKELNDLKDLNKNLNPFEDVDLYEDERKGGDMGLIMGEVRGNLQLRSSRDGEEEENEVNARHGAGNPKGRPLRGTLERICGVSPLKTLGKLGKGLRISGRNVWGNNSPHYSPGNSNSLPPERERRKGLRRGSEGIMTLLRLTGRRKEERRESLPCGNLSTDNEAEASRRPSFLRMVSLGKLKRESMSDKASQEAEEETEEEEPVVKTREPLSVLEILQLVNHRDLLLADTHIQELERECELLSLLPTTTTSSPTLRPSTPLGMFPLSSSSLDDSLSSNATLDSSRRKAKDVELLYEALQKEMWDVVRESLRQPSAGPNLGLVVLVIQQEEHADAVWALREDTKPEQEGPQIQPSQRPRRLKIKWRQAVMEAADWSLPHQVDTQAGQLASYLERLRSRMVDDLDAARRNAVSIYPEEFAAFQVYVDSYHRAVAKRLRTITSGPLQITDVYSLLDWFYNIYNRDVLGTIGTTKPINYAPLEPILPQDTVERLEQDCISIVREKVTIELIQVLDEEERRWAQTLHIEEYQSHLARSVIQRLKVDLDRSTSVNQFLGARVARCSLVGLADFLYNFQRKAEMFHDTQAEFGDRGDGYVSRTIALVNCCPPLRSLVERCRQCDPQGSEESAQRANSSLDRIINQSVRVLTDRLFEHIRPFFDKLIKRKWLNNTEAFEAIEASIKQHFKKFRRMDSPPYQTLVGEVHRRVLVEYVRAIMRGRLICTSSKTRKRMAFRLQDEAKQLKGLFKDLESSSSWLDSIICHLADIILLEDTPSIQMEVAVLVKEFPDIRKKHVSTLLNIRGMMRQAERQEILNIVKDFECRNALMCRDRALFSDIPITSEVHCISLGLLRLAMTISNWFSEHRPGQNHRTGGRHATPQPAESQNMEDVHKLHRDD, from the exons ATGCCCATCCTGAAGAAGCTCCCGGGACGGTCCAAGAGCTGCCACGAGTTCCCCAGAGGGAACGGAGAACTGATCCTGCCCCGGCTGGACTTGAATGATCTCAACGATCTGAAGGAGCTGAACGACCTGAAGGACCTGAACAAGAACTTGAACCCCTTTGAGGACGTGGACCTGTATGAGGACGAGAGGAAAGGAGGTGACATGGGCCTCATCATGGGGGAGGTCAGGGGTAACCTCCAGCTCAGATCCTCCCGtgatggagaagaggaggaaaacgAGGTGAACGCGAGGCACGGGGCGGGGAACCCTAAAGGGAGGCCCCTCAGGGGGACCCTGGAGCGGATCTGTGGAGTGTCGCCCCTCAAGACCCTCGGAAAACTGGGGAAGGGGCTGCGCATATCGGGACGCAACGTATGGGGGAACAACTCTCCCCACTACAGCCCTGGAAACTCAAACAGTCTCCcaccagagagggagagaaggaaaggaCTACGCAGGGGCTCCGAAGGGATTATGACCCTGCTCCG CCTTACAGGTCGCCGTAAGGAGGAGCGCAGAGAAAGCCTGCCCTGCGGAAACCTGAGCACAGACAACGAGGCGGAGGCTTCCAGGCGGCCCTCCTTCCTCAGGATGGTCAGTCTGGGCAAGCTGAAGAGGGAGTCCATGTCAGACAAGGCCTCCCAAGAGGCcgaggaggaaacagaggaggaggagccggtGGTCAAAACCAGAGAGCCCCTCTCAG TCCTGGAGATCCTACAGCTGGTTAACCACAGGGACCTCCTCCTGGCCGACACTCACATTCAGGAGCTGGAGCGAGAGTGTGAGCTGCTGTCTCTTCTTCCGACCACGACTACTTCCTCTCCGACCCTTCGTCCCAGCACCCCTCTGGGCATGTTCCCCTTATCATCCTCATCCTTAGATGATTCCCTCAGCTCCAACGCAACGCTGGACTCGAGTCGGCGGAAGGCTAAGGACGTGGAGCTCCTGTACGAGGCCCTGCAGAAGGAGATGTGGGATGTGGTGCGGGAGTCCCTCCGCCAGCCCAGCGCCGGTCCCAACCTCgggctggtggtgctggtgatCCAACAGGAGGAGCACGCTGACGCCGTCTGGGCCCTGAGAGAGGACACCAAGCCGGAGCAAGAGGGCCCCCAGATCCAGCCCAGCCAGCGTCCCCGGAGGCTGAAGATTAAGTGGAGGCAGGCTGTGATGGAGGCCGCGGACTGGAGCCTGCCACATCAGGTAGACACCCAGGCAGGCCAGCTGGCTTCGTACCTGGAGCGACTGAGGAGTCGGATGGTGGATGACCTGGATGCAGCGAGGAGGAATGCTGTATCCATTTACCCAGAGGAGTTTGCTGCCTTCCAGGTGTATGTGGACAGTTACCATCGAGCCGTGGCCAAACGTCTTCGGACCATCACTAGCGGCCCGCTGCAGATCACCGACGTCTACTCGTTACTGGACTGGTTCTACAACATCTACAACAG GGATGTCCTCGGAACCATTGGCACCACCAAACCCATCAACTATGCTCCTCTGGAGCCCATCCTGCCCCAAGACACGGTGGAGAGGCTGGAACAAGACTGCATCAGCATCGTCAGG GAGAAGGTGACGATAGAGCTGATTCAGGTTctggatgaagaggagaggcgATGGGCCCAGACTCTGCACATAGAGGAGTACCAGTCCCACCTGGCACGCTCAGTCATCCAG AGGCTGAAGGTGGACTTGGACAGGTCTACATCTGTGAACCAGTTTCTAGGGGCGAGAGTGGCTCGATGTAGTCTCGTTGGACTGGCCGACTTTCTCTACAA TTTCCAGAGGAAGGCGGAGATGTTTCATGATACTCAGGCAGAATTTGGAGACCGAGGGGACGGATATGTTTCCAGAACCATAGCTCTGGTGAACTGCTGCCCTCCTCTCAG GTCCTTAGTGGAGCGCTGCAGGCAGTGTGACCCACAGGGCAGTGAGGAGTCTGCACAGAGAGCCAACTCCTCCCTGGACAGGATCATCAACCAGTCAGTGAGGGTGCTGACGGACCGACTGTTTGAACACATCAGG CCTTTCTTTGACAAACTGATAAAGAGGAAATGGTTGAACAACACGGAGGCCTTTGAGGCCATTGAAGCCAGCATTAAACAACACTTCAAGAAGTTCAGGAGGATGGACTCTCCGCCGTATCAG ACCCTGGTGGGAGAGGTGCACCGGCGGGTCCTGGTGGAGTATGTCCGAGCCATCATGCGGGGACGGCTCATCTGCACGTCCTCCAAGACGAGGAAGAGGATGGCGTTCCGCCTGCAAGATGAGGCCAAACAGCTGAAAGGACTCTTTAAGGATCTG GAATCAAGTTCATCTTGGTTAGACAGCATCATCTGCCACCTCGCTGACATCATTCTCCTGGAGGACACTCCCTCCATCCAGATGGAGGTTGCTGTCCTGGTGAAAGAGTTTCCAGATATACG GAAGAAGCACGTCTCCACCCTGCTGAATATAAGAGGGATGATGCGACAGGCCGAGCGCCAGGAGATCCTCAACATCGTCAAAGACTTTGAATGCCGCAACGCCCTCATGTGCAGGGATCGCGCACTGTTTTCCGACATCCCCATCACCTCGGAGGTGCACTGCATCAGCCTGGGTCTCCTCCGCCTCGCCATGACCATCTCTAACTGGTTCTCAGAGCACCGTCCCGGGCAGAACCACAGGACAGGTGGCAGACATGCGACACCTCAACCTGCCGAGAGCCAGAATATGGAAGACGTACATAAACTTCACAGAGACGACTAG
- the ppp1r14aa gene encoding protein phosphatase 1, regulatory (inhibitor) subunit 14Aa yields MAADQPGATLEETEQVHSSDLGLFEDHGGNIPKRHARVTVKYNRKELQRRLDVEKWIDESLDRLYSGQGGDVPEEVNIDDLIDLPNDEERVRKLQELLRKCSNNTETFIRELVVKLEGVQKQDELQSEGIEHPIICNSHYRHEPYHFNNPQQQHQSHHARGQNQTL; encoded by the exons ATGGCAGCCGATCAGCCCGGGGCAACACTTGAGGAAACTGAGCAAGTTCATTCATCAGATTTGGGTTTGTTTGAGGATCACGGTGGTAATATCCCGAAGAGACATGCCCGGGTTACCGTGAAGTACAACCGGAAGGAGCTGCAGAGGCGGCTGGACGTGGAGAAGTGGATTGACGAGAGTCTGGACCGGCTGTACTCGGGTCAG GGAGGTGATGTGCCAGAGGAGGTGAACATCGATGACCTGATCGACCTGCCTAACGATGAGGAGCGAGTCAGAAAGTTACAG GAGCTTCTTCGAAAGTGCAGTAACAACACAGAG acctTCATCAGAGAGCTGGTGGTGAAGCTGGAGGGAGTTCAGAAGCAGGACGAGCTGCAGAGCGAAGGCATCGAGCATCCCATCATCTGCAACAGCCACTACCGCCATGAGCCCTACCACTTTAACAACCCACAGCAACAGCATCAGTCCCACCACGCCCGAGGCCAGAACCAGACCCTCTGA